One window of the Montipora foliosa isolate CH-2021 chromosome 4, ASM3666993v2, whole genome shotgun sequence genome contains the following:
- the LOC138001531 gene encoding uncharacterized protein, translating into MTVSTLDLPLNPLLFDILLRFREHEVALTADIEKAFLNIEIDPEHRDFVRSLWVKDPNKEIDSALARELLKTLYVDDYASGNGDVDSAFKLSKEIKLCLKSGGFNMRKWSSYSESLLRSLEQDEAFSDDFEKSNRARVEDEDESFSKSVEKEQRTLCMAGKDWEESVDAELSHQWLASLSDLRQVGRVSFKRCYAEGLNGDEVKFYDFTVVNHKHWQEVQAVCRESSGQNSKEFTPEQWRYCSTTDNPADIASRGIKSTELKESSLWLHVPDSLSKSSEQWPVQPTVVPVREELSELKSSKLAVTSLVTTFVEGKEEEPSLDNLINPENYSSLKTLMLFTEKLKKTRSREGTEDFTKLHRQAEMLRIRHIRQEILKCDKYPQMKSRRRRDTTMSKKNWHAFPTVRYTISDAVAEKSLIY; encoded by the exons ATGACTGTCTCTACATTGGACCTTCCTCTTAATCCCTTGTTATTTGACATTTTGCTGAGGTTCAGAGAACATGAAGTTGCCCTAACAGCAGACATTGAGAAGGCGTTTTTGAACATAGAGATTGATCCTGAACACAGGGACTTTGTGAGATCTTTATGGGTCAAAGATCCGAACAAGGAAA TTGACAGTGCACTTGCAAGAGAGCTGTTGAAGACTTTATATGTTGATGACTATGCCTCTGGAAATGGCGACGTGGATAGTGCGTTCAAATTGTCTAAGGAGATAAAGCTCTGTCTGAAGTCAGGAGGCTTCAATATGAGAAAGTGGAGTAGCTATTCAGAAAGTCTGCTGAGATCACTGGAACAAGATGAAGCTTTCAGTGACGATTTTGAAAAGAGCAATAGAGCTAGagttgaagatgaagatgaaagCTTCTCTAAATCAGTTGAAAAGGAGCAAAGG ACACTTTGCATGGCTGGAAAAGACTGGGAAGAGTCGGTCGATGCTGAACTCAGTCACCAGTGGCTGGCGAGTCTATCGGATTTGAGACAGGTTGGAAGAGTGAGCTTTAAGAGATGTTATGCTGAGGGATTGAATGGAGACGAGGTCAA ATTCTATGATTTCACTGTGGTGAATCACAAACACTGGCAAGAAGTACAAGCCGTTTGTCGAGAATCGAGTGGCCAAAATTCGAAGGAATTCACCCCTGAGCAGTGGAGGTACTGTTCCACAACAGACAATCCAGCTGACATAGCGTCCAGAGGAATCAAGTCTACTGAATTGAAAGAAAGCAGCTTGTGGTTACATGTACCCGACTCCCTGTCTAAGAGTAGTGAGCAGTGGCCAGTTCAACCGACAGTTGTACCAGTCAGAGAAGAGTTGAGCGAACTGAAATCCTCTAAATTAGCTGTTACCAGCTTAGTCACCACGTTCGTTGAAGGGAAGGAAGAAGAACCGAGTCTAGATAACTTAATCAATCCTGAGAATTACAGTTCTTTAAAAACGCTTATGCTGTTTACTGAGAAATTGAAGAAGACGAGGTCCAGGGAAGGAACGGAAGATTTTACGAAATTGCACAGACAAGCAGAGATGTTGAGGATTAGGCACATTCGGCAAGAGATCCTAAAATGCGACAAGTATCCACAGATGAAGTCAAGACGAAGAAGGGATACTACGATGTCAAAGAAGAATTGGCATGCCTTCCCTACCGTACGATACACGATTTCCGATGCTGTTGCCGAGAAGTCATTAATTTACTAA
- the LOC137999318 gene encoding uncharacterized protein → MSLLSPDISSVKGHLKNILYANTASKRHTLFNRNKQSDVLHLSCAICGPFSSSMIRRFTLEVQSFLPEFWSDFNQHNTRTCSYVLSVLVPEAIVYVMMTREGCSRHTVERLLGASQINPQGEVTDEDD, encoded by the exons ATGTCGCTGCTATCTCCAGACATTTCCAGCGTCAAG GGTCATTTAAAGAACATCCTTTACGCTAATACAGCCAGCAAGAGGCACACGTTGTTCAACAGAAACAAGCAATCAGACGTGTTGCATTTAAGTTGTGCCATCTGCGGCCCTTTCTCATCTTCAATG aTTCGGCGATTTACCTTAGAAGTACAATCCTTCTTGCCAGAATTTTGGTCTGATTTCAACCAACACAACACAAGGACGTGTAGCTACGTTTTGTCTGTCTTGGTTCCTGAG GCAATTGTATATGTCATGATGACCAGAGAAGGCTGTTCTCGCCATACGGTGGAACGTTTACTTGGTGCAAGTCAAATAAATCCCCAAGGAGAAGTAACAGATGAAGATGACTAG
- the LOC138000899 gene encoding uncharacterized protein, with protein MTKKMRPNHRVDVLTDALLFCARKRAACLVSISREDVAEWANQEAELPTGLHSQVAPSSWTHTYIIYLKMFYDIQAKWENGCDPEKLQQLYGQMNKLEAMLQQLKQEHGVMQRWKPDDEPFQLARDEANERQKRACLRKIYAKVVERWFLLSLKAKYAEGHALAKRLSKHITKATKGLNVSVDDYNKTACSTTCSLQHTLEFDYVKDPDSPVWRQGDDLQGSRKEIRISIKRKAVPFGKSLSRDHFAK; from the exons ATGACCAAGAAAATGAGGCCTAATCATAGAGTTGATGTTTTGACTGATGCTCTCCTTTTTTGTGCCAGAAAGCGAGCTGCTTGTCTAG TTTCCATAAGCAGAGAGGATGTTGCTGAATGGGCTAATCAGGAAGCCGAGCTGCCCACTGGTCTCCATTCCCAGGTTGCACCATCGTCTTGGACACATACTTACATCATTTAcctaaaaatgttctatgataTTCAAGCTAAGTGGGAAAATGGATGTGATCCAGAGAAGCTCCAACAGCTGTATGGGCAGATGAACAA GTTGGAAGCTATGTTGCAACAACTCAAACAGGAGCATGGTGTTATGCAACGATGGAAGCCTGATGATGAACCTTTCCAGCTTGCAAGGGATGAAGCTAATGAAAGACAGAAACGGGCCTGTCTTCGAAAAATTTACGCTAAGGTGGTAGAGCGATGGTTTTTGTTGAGTTTAAAAGCCAAATATGCAG AGGGTCACGCACTTGCGAAACGGTTGTCGAAGCATATTACCAAAGCCACTAAAGGGTTGAACGTCTCTGTGGACGACTACAACAAAACAGCCTGTAGTACCACTTGTTCCTTGCAACACACGTTGGAATTCGACTATGTGAAGGATCCTGATTCACCTGTTTGGAGACAGGGTGATGACCTTCAAGGTTCAAGAAAAGAGATTCGCATATCCATCAAGAGAAAGGCAGTACCATTTGGAAAATCGCTGTCGAGAGATCACTTTGCTAAGTAG